GGGCAAACATGAGTCATTGCCATCCCCTCAACTCTAAGAAAAGCATCCAACGCACCGAATTGGTAAATAGTATCGGCATACAACTCCTGTGCACTGAGGCCTAACATCCTCCGTCCGAATCCCTGGAGGTCTTTAAATCCCGGATGAGCTCCAACTGAAACTCCGTGCTTTTTAGCCAACCGAACCGATTTTTGCATTACCATCGGATCTGCGGCATGAAAACCGCAAGCTAAGTTGGCAGTCGTAACATACTCCATCAGCGCCTCGTCGTTACCCATTTTATAAAGACCGAAACTTTCGCCCATATCGGCATTAAGCGCAACTTTGATGAGTGCCATATCTTCTCCTTTTGCTAATCGCTTTAAGCTGATTCAATTGAGCCTTCAACGAATACTGCATTTTGTCTTTTTCTTAATTCTACGGCTTCGTCCAACGTACAGTAGATGAATTCAACCTCATCCCGGCCGGGAACTATTTGACCCATCATCCATTGGTCGACATAAATAATCGAAAGAGCACAGACATAGCCGCCCGAGGTCGGACCCTCTCTGGGTAAAATTATCGGGGTATCGCCGCTGATATTCAGACAGCCCGGTCCCGGATAACCGTGGTCTGTAATATTAGAAGGGTGCCCCCCGGCAGCTGCGCGTTCGGCATTGAATATCGGTTTAGGTCCGTCCAATCTGATTCCGGAGCGGTCACAGATTAGCTGAGCCTTATAAGTGGCACTGAAAAAAAGTTCCATCCCCTCTTCTGTGAAAAAATCGGGTGCCCCGTTTGGTCCAGGAATCGCCCTCATCTGCCATTTTTGACCGTATAATGGTATCAGATGTTTTTTAATTCTCCTTTTAATTAAATCATCAAGCGGTTTTGAAGGTTTACCGAAAGTAAGGTTATCGCCTCTTTTTAAAGAACGCCCCTCAACTCCTCCAAATCCCCCGTAAATGGCAGTAGACTTGCTTCCCAAATATTCGTCGGAGTTAACTCCTCCGGCTACCGCCAGATACTGTCTGAAACCGTTTATCTGTGCTCCTATCCGTCCGATATCGAGCCGGTCTTTTTTTTGTACGCTGTGGGTTTGCCATAAAGCTATTTCTGCACCGTTTATTTTAGGATTGCTGTCGGCTCCCGTTACTGCAATGACACTCTCCTCTTCAAACTCCATAACAAAGTTTGCACCAGTTATTTCAATCAAAGCCTCGTTTAGATCATTTCCGACAAGCAGATTGGCAAATCTTGCACTGTAGTGGTCCATTGTTCCGCTGTGGGCAATCCCGATATCCATATATCCCTTTCTTCCCTGCCACTCTTCGATAATGCTTTGAATGCCGGAAACTATAACTTTTGCCATTGATTAGACCTCCTCTTATAACGCAGGCGTAGCTTTACGCCCAGCTTCTTGCATTTTGCGAAGCTCTTTGGCATCGTCTTCTTTCGATGCATAAAAAGCCA
This portion of the Dehalococcoidales bacterium genome encodes:
- a CDS encoding LamB/YcsF family protein → MALIKVALNADMGESFGLYKMGNDEALMEYVTTANLACGFHAADPMVMQKSVRLAKKHGVSVGAHPGFKDLQGFGRRMLGLSAQELYADTIYQFGALDAFLRVEGMAMTHVCP
- a CDS encoding biotin-dependent carboxyltransferase family protein, which translates into the protein MAKVIVSGIQSIIEEWQGRKGYMDIGIAHSGTMDHYSARFANLLVGNDLNEALIEITGANFVMEFEEESVIAVTGADSNPKINGAEIALWQTHSVQKKDRLDIGRIGAQINGFRQYLAVAGGVNSDEYLGSKSTAIYGGFGGVEGRSLKRGDNLTFGKPSKPLDDLIKRRIKKHLIPLYGQKWQMRAIPGPNGAPDFFTEEGMELFFSATYKAQLICDRSGIRLDGPKPIFNAERAAAGGHPSNITDHGYPGPGCLNISGDTPIILPREGPTSGGYVCALSIIYVDQWMMGQIVPGRDEVEFIYCTLDEAVELRKRQNAVFVEGSIESA